Part of the Mangifera indica cultivar Alphonso chromosome 4, CATAS_Mindica_2.1, whole genome shotgun sequence genome, CAACCTACCATAAATATTCACAACCACTCTAAAGACACGGCTTAAAAGAATCAACAGAATATAGTAGCAAAATATTTCCCAAAGCTACCACTTAAAAAGATAGCAACTAAAAGCATAGCCAACATACTCCACGCCAACCCACACAGAGAGATGCTTATACCACTATCAACCACCCCACTGAGATTTTACAACAGATCATCTTCCCTTGTATTGATCAAATCAACATGACTGATACAACTGACCAACACCAACTACAAATTTTCCCAACCATCCAATTCTTTGGCATATCCCCCCACAAATCACAATTTCCAACACACTCCACAATCCATCAGTGGATTTATTTTCCCACAAGAGCATTCCTAAGCACCATGTAAATTATTATGTGTAGTGAACATTTAAATCTATGTAAGGAATTGCAATTTATAAGGGAACAAAAAAGATCAAAAGGGCCTAATTTACAAAGGGTAACAACTCCTACTTCCATGATGCCATCAATAACAAATCACTTCATGCCTTTGCCTTGCTAAGAATGTGAACTTCTATTTTCACCAGCAATCTTCCATTCCTAAATCTTTCTTATAGTTTCTGTCCAACAGAGTATCACCCAGAACGTATCCTCGAAATTCAATACCCCACAAAAAAGTAGACAAAATCTCATAATCTCATTCCTTTCGAGAAGCACAGAGAACATGGTGCTACCAAATAAGACTATAATGTATACATGGTGTATCATGATAAGCACAAACAAATCGTAGCAATAAGATAAAACATTTCATTCTTGACACATCAAAGACATGGTTGAACATCCTTCAAATTACCTGACTCTCAATCCTACTGGGCTCTGTAAGGGAAACATCACGGTAAGAATGCTCACCATCTTGCAATCTGTGCTTCTCATATTCGAGTAAAGCCTGCAAAAAGTGATGattaataaagatttaaaagatGCAAATAAGCAGTtggcttttcttttttcctcaaaataaaattgcattaaaaaaaaaaaaaccaaaatcgACAAAGCTAAGAATGTAACCTTCTCATAAAAAATTCGGAACGTCCAGGAGACAGTGGTGCATGTCCTATCCAAATGTAAACCACATAAATCTATTGACACAATaactttaattcttttattaaaaaaagtaaacaaataaaagcACAGTGattaataattatcattatcaacaaaagcaagtagaaaagtaATCAGGGATGagttatataacaaataatggTTCACTAAACATTATCCAGGGGAAGCATACATATTGTTGTAACTTGTAAACTTGGGTATCTCaaccaaataaaaaacacaGTATAACAGACAGTgtgatcaaatttattaaaacaaattcataAGATGAAAACGTAATGCTTTCCATCATTTTTTCCATAGATATATAGTCATCCTTACTTTGGGGGATTGAATGATTCTCCCACTTGCCTCCACAATTTGCATGAAGTGACCTGCAAATGCCCAGAAACATTAAAAAGCTTTAATACCTCTGGTAATACTTTCATTCACTAAAACGGAATACAAAGACCAAGTGAACTACAGCTGGATGATTGAGCAGAATCAGAAACCACCAGAAACTAAACACAATATAGGCACCCGGTACAACATATAGCTTAACTTAGAAGCACAGTGAAATCAAGCTTCTCTGATCAgcatttgaaataaataaataattacttgaacaagaaaaaatttcaagagataaaccaaacaaaccTCTTCATAGCCACCAAGTTTGATCACAGCTCTCCATAACCTAAACCAAAGTACCACAATAAcctcaaataagttaaaaactCCCCAGTAGAAACCATACTCAAACTCAAACGACTATGATGGACAAATACATACTTGAGCAAATTCAGGTCCTCTTTGTAGAACTTCGGGTGCTTAAATTCTAGGCTTCTCTCTTTATAGAAATTTTCTACCTCCTTTACAAATGCTATTTGCTCCTCCTCAGTTCCTGATTCATTACCCTCAGCAACTGGAGGTTCATAAAGAAAGGAAAGGTTTGAGCTTTTCATACCAACTTCACACCCAACATCCACATTAGGATTTGACTCCTTAACTTCACTGTTCGGAGACAACTCTGTTTCAGTCACTCCATTCAATTCCTGATCTTTTTCATCAATTTCAGCTTTTATCTCAGAAGACCTCAAATCCGATGCAACACAGCCCAGCGGATTTAGTGGAAGCTCATGGTCACCATCATTCTTGCTATGAGAAAGTTCATTCGCAGTTTCATCAACAGCTGCAGCATCATTCTCCACTTTAGCAGCAGCAGCaaatttgaccaaatttttatcatcaaCAATTGATTCATCAGCCTTGTCATTGTTATCCACTGTCTCCATTTTGGCATCTTCATCTTTGCCATTTAATCCATCCACATTGTCACAAGGTTGAACATCAGCAAGGGTTTGGTTATTAACAACAGCAGGTTTACCATCAGTGGCTAATCCAATACTTTTGACATCAGCATCCTTAACTTTCTTAGTGGCGTCTCCATTTTCTGGTTCAGACGAAGGTGGGTCTTTGGCTTCAAGCTGATGGTTCTTATCGTTCATATTCACGTCCTCCTCCATATcctcttttcccttttcttttttgacgCCACCCGTCTCACTATCGctcattttaaaaaacaaaacttccTGTACATTTAAGCAAAGTTAAACTCCTCCAAAacgaaaagaaagaaagaaagcccTAAAAGCCAAAAGGATCTCCGCAACAATATAAGCAGAAGACAGGCCGCAGCTAACATATACAGTTGCctcctttaaaataaaaagtaaaagaaaaacacaaagaaaCATAATTTACATACAGAGAAAAATACGTAGTTAGTTTAAAATAACAATGGAGAGtaaagtaacaataaaaaaaaaattaaaaaaaaaaaaaccaatggGGGAGTAAAGAAGAAGAACCGTACTTGGGTTGAGCTGAGAGATAAAGCAGCCGTTTAAGTTAAGTTGAGATTAGCTTAAAACCCTAACGCTGTTTTTTGTATTGTTTTGTTTAGGAGTTGCAGAAAGCCAGAAACAAGTGAGAACGCGGCAGTGTTTGTTTGCATAGAAGGGGGAAGACAGAGCAGAGCTAAACTGTCACGCCTCTATTTATCTTCTCATCTTTCTCACATGTGTCACCAAACTATAcctccatttttttaaatatttccaaattttttctttttgttttacaaaTTTCCCCTTTTCTTTGTATGTTTCTTGACTTTCCTTCTGCTACAATACACCGATACCATCCACcgttttttcatattattttatttccaattaattatctttgattgaaaaatgtgaaCTGTATTGAATGAACAACTTTTCTGTTGCGTATTTTGCTGAATAAAATGTACTAGttgatttttttcctctttaagATGCAACATTGGAACATTGTCCCGTTTGCCTTATGAGAAGAACCCTATGATTGAAGTTACATTCAAGAATACTGTAGTATAAGATTATCCGAAGTCTTTGTCATACATTCTAAACTACAATCTGAACAAATTATTTCGCCACAAATGATACAGAATGGTAAAGCAGACTATTGACTTGCCCTTACAACGCTATCATTCTTTCAAACTAAGCCTCGCATTTTGCACCTTCACTGTTAACTTTAATTTCTGTTCTTCCATGTCTCGTAAAACGGCTAGCAGATTTGTCCGGTAAACTTCGCATCGATGATTTATGCTTTCCAACTCCGCTGTCATTTCacgaattttcttttccttctcatCCTGGACAGGAGAagggagaaaaatataagagaaaattaaatgaaGGCATACCTAGTGACCTAGTGATGTTGtagacaaagaaaatatattgtCTTCAGATATTATAAAACGTTCTAAGACATCAGTATAAGGTCATTCAGCAATATATGTGACACACGCAtaacgaagaagaagaacaaaactCAGAGGAGCATCAATAAAAGGTCATTCTCACTAGTGTAAGTACAAGTATAGACCAACatgaataatacaaaaaaacaaGCAACTATGATATGCAACAAAACACTTAAAGATACATACACCAATTAAGGaggataaaaaacaaaattctgaGTAACCCACAAATTCTCAGTTATGAAATTGTATTTTGGTTAAGTCTGACACATCCTGGAATGCTTCAAAATTAAGTTGCTCCcactttttgtttatttattgatgCACTTAGATCCTGCAATTGAGCCAAATACAACTTATCACATGGGCTTTATGAAACAGtctatgttttttcttttatttctctttcccCAAGTACAACTCAAATGAATCCCCCTCCAAGTTAATTTGCTAGTATAAGGGAGATTTCATCCTATACCTCTTGCTTCCTCTTCAATTGCTTCCTCTTCAAGAGATCTAAGCAGATAAGctgattttacattttatttaatttggaaaaatcaTGTGTCTTTCAAGCTATTATTTGAGTTTGGAGGATCTACTGATTCAAGGATTAATAAGCTTGCTTGAGTTTCTACATATAAAGCATTATCAAGACCTTACTAGTGAAAATCGTAGACTCCATGCAATGAATGATGGTACTAATGTTTGG contains:
- the LOC123213308 gene encoding AT-rich interactive domain-containing protein 6-like, with amino-acid sequence MSDSETGGVKKEKGKEDMEEDVNMNDKNHQLEAKDPPSSEPENGDATKKVKDADVKSIGLATDGKPAVVNNQTLADVQPCDNVDGLNGKDEDAKMETVDNNDKADESIVDDKNLVKFAAAAKVENDAAAVDETANELSHSKNDGDHELPLNPLGCVASDLRSSEIKAEIDEKDQELNGVTETELSPNSEVKESNPNVDVGCEVGMKSSNLSFLYEPPVAEGNESGTEEEQIAFVKEVENFYKERSLEFKHPKFYKEDLNLLKLWRAVIKLGGYEEVTSCKLWRQVGESFNPPKTCTTVSWTFRIFYEKALLEYEKHRLQDGEHSYRDVSLTEPSRIESQSVSCQGLGSGRARRDAAARAMQGWHSKRLLGSGEVCQPIIKEKNSSSTPKSDRQIKNIGMLKRKKPSSVEHTVHISTVKGANSQSDTMVLDIGPPADWVKINVQRTSDCFEVYALVPGLLREEVHVQSDPAGRLVISGQPEQLDNPWGVTPFKKVVSLPSRIDPHQTSAVVTLHGQLFVRVPFEQSDP